In Amia ocellicauda isolate fAmiCal2 chromosome 7, fAmiCal2.hap1, whole genome shotgun sequence, one genomic interval encodes:
- the LOC136753384 gene encoding ankyrin repeat and IBR domain-containing protein 1-like: MVTHRPAPRAVRPRSILQAMSAADRSGLKHFLSTTFRTTAKKFLKALIKGDEALAMQIYQDNPKFRKSLDPNASYGKKYGCNTALHYTSQHAMTHLLRSFLYNKGGNPNKRNAHNQTALHLLCSGPQTMPPEQDDQRRANCLQMILKWRGERLDGGAYERADVNATDDKGNTALHYAASAGLSTCVQILVNCNANLFSENKDRETPCDCAEKQHHTELALSLEAQMVFSKDPKDMEALDKRKVYEGLTMQDLHELKNNLTEETADMLQVPLFTAGALLRTHDWDKEKLQMALLSNAEDCCKRSGVKMPTPPPSKYNSRDNLPSPCTPDEDEDEDGEKDEDSEEGEKEDGEEDCVEDEDSQEDEDSEKDEYMDANNDEDEDRLLCALCLCTIPASEYPVDMPCGHEFCRECWEGFLNLKIQEGAAPNIFCPACGCSQLVPAEIIESIVSKEMYKRYLLFDIKAFVDSNPAIKWCPNPGCERAVILAGQGPGGTGTDPLIFPQLKAPAVDCGDGHVFCWQCLGKSHEPCDCQTWQAWQGKLSEMDRQEGGGVSEAREDVVNSLWLLNNSKPCPNCETPIQKNEGCNHMKCFRCKFNFCWICLDDWRLHSYNTGGSYTCTRFDAIQLAEERIAKEAQKKRKALEEHDHFQEYLKSYRTHEDRYQLEQELLITGKQRIEQLSRALSEREGGAPDTTFFDDAMHELLKTRRILACSSAYGVFLEVNSRKEKTFKRMQTDLETVTEDLVTLVTQRTPRHKIVRAACLVQQKRQEFLFSVSQDLETFFHDGKWDWELLGLQSSELMEYLLRLERNAQRENCHRGHPQVLSPLDKDNLSVRLVTLLCQQQLSWRGWGTA, translated from the exons ATGGTGACGCATCGGCCGGCGCCGAGAGCTGTCAG aCCCAGAAGCATATTGCAAGCGATGAGCGCGGCCGACCGATCAGGGTTAAAGCATTTCTTGTCCACAACGTTCAGAACAACAGCTAAAAAGTTTCTCAAAGCCCTCATCAAGGGAGATGAGGCCCTGGCCATGCAGATCTACCAGGACAACCCAAAGTTCAGAAAATCCCTGGACCCCAACGCCTCCTACGGGAAGAAATATGGATGCAACACCGCCCTGCACTACACCTCCCAGCACGCCATGACACACCTGCTGAG GTCGTTCCTCTACAACAAAGGTGGGAACCCCAACAAGCGCAATGCGCACAACCAGACCGCCCTCCACCTGCTGTGCTCCGGGCCCCAGACCATGCCGCCTGAGCAGGACGATCAGCGCCGGGCCAACTGCCTGCAGATGATCCTGAAGTGGAGGGGCGAGAGGCTGGATGGTGGCGCGTACGAGCGGGCCGATGTCAACGCCACCGACGACAAGGGGAACACGGCCCTACACTACGCTGCCTCTGCAGGGTTGAGCACCTGTGTGCAG ATCTTGGTGAACTGCAACGCCAACCTGTTCTCTGAGAACAAGGACAGGGAGACCCCATGCGACTGCGCTGAGAAGCAGCACCACACAGAACTGGCCCTCAGCCTGGAGGCTCAGATGGTCTTCTCCAAGGATCCCAAGGATATGGAGGCCCTGGACAAGAGAAAGGT ATATGAGGGTCTGACAATGCAGGACCTGCATGAACTGAAGAACAATCTGACTGAGGAGACGGCAGACATGCTGCAGGTTCCCCTCTTCACTGCCGGGGCCCTGCTCCGCACTCACG ACTGGGACAAGGAGAAACTGCAGATGGCATTGCTGTCCAATGCAGAGGACTGCTGCAAACGCTCAGGGGTGAAGATGCCCACTCCTCCACCCAGCAAGTACAATTCGAGGGACAACTTGCCCTCCCCCTGCACCCcggacgaggacgaggacgaggacggGGAGAAGGATGAGGACAGTGAGGAGGGCGAGAAGGAGGACGGGGAGGAGGACTGTGTGGAGGATGAGGACAGTCAAGAGGACGAGGACAGTGAGAAGGACGAGTACATGGACGCAAACAATGATGAGGATGAGGACAGGCTTCTG TGCGCCTTGTGTTTGTGCACTATCCCAGCGTCTGAGTACCCCGTGGACATGCCTTGTGGACACGAGTTCTGCAGAGAATGCTGGGAAGG GTTTCTCAACCTGAAGATCCAGGAAGGAGCAGCTCCCAATATCTTCTGCCCGGCCTGTGGCTGTTCCCAGCTGGTTCCTGCAGAGATCATAGAGAGCATTGTCTCTAAGGAGATGTACAAGCGCTACCTCCTGTTTGACATCAAG GCGTTTGTTGACAGCAACCCTGCTATCAAGTGGTGCCCCAACCCGGGGTGTGAGAGAGCTGTCATACTGGCCGGACAGGGCCCCGGAGGGACCGGCACCGATCCACTCATCTTTCCCCAGCTCAAGGCACCGGCTGTGGACTGTGGAGACGGACACGTGTTCtgctg GCAATGTCTCGGCAAGTCACACGAACCCTGTGACTGTCAGACGTGGCAAGCGTGGCAGGGCAAACTGTCAGAGATGGATCGGCAAGAAG GGGGTGGAGTGAGCGAGGCCCGCGAGGACGTAGTCAACAGCCTGTGGCTGCTCAACAACTCCAAGCCCTGCCCCAACTGTGAGACGCCGATCCAGAAAAACGAAGGATGCAATCATATGAAGTGCTTCAGG TGCAAGTTCAACTTTTGCTGGATATGCCTGGACGATTGGAGGTTACACAGCTACAACACAGGGGGATCCTACACCTGCACGCGCTTCGATGCCATCCAGCTGGCGGAGGAGAGGATTGCGAAGGAG GCTCAGAAGAAGCGCAAGGCTCTTGAGGAGCATGATCACTTTCAGGAGTACCTCAAAAGCTACAGGACCCATGAAGACCGCTACCAG CTGGAGCAGGAACTTCTGATCACCGGAAAACAGAGGATAGAGCAGCTGAGCCGGGCACTGAGCGAAC GAGAGGGTGGCGCCCCCGACACCACCTTCTTTGACGACGCCATGCACGAGCTCTTGAAGACCAGGCGCATCCTGGCCTGCTCTTCTGCATACGGGGTCTTTCTGGAAGTCAATAGCAGAAAGGAGAAAACATTCAAACGTATGCAG ACTGACCTGGAGACGGTGACAgaggacctggtgaccctggtgACCCAGCGCACGCCACGGCACAAGATCGTGCGCGCCGCCTGCTTGGTGCAGCAGAAGCGGCAAGAGTTCCTTTTCTCCGTGTCCCAGGACTTGGAAACATT TTTCCATGATGGCAAGTGGGACTGGGAGCTCTTGGGGTTGCAGTCTTCTGAG CTTATGGAGTATCTGCTGAGGCTTGAGAGGAATGCCCAAAGAGAGAACTGTCACAGAGGCCATCCACAG GTGCTGAGCCCCCTGGACAAGGACAACCTCAGCGTCCGGCTGGTCACCCTGCTCTGCCAGCAGCAGTTGAGCTGGCGGGGGTGGGGGACAGCCTGA